The sequence GTGGAAGGCTACACGGGGCCATGAGTGTTACAGGGATCTGTAGTGTGTAATGTTACTGGAATTAGTGTTACTAGAATCTGAGCCGAGGAAAGGACGATATGTTGAAGCCGTTCTCGGACCAAATTACCTGAGGTTGTGAGTgaacatggggaggggggagagaggcagggggagggggagagagaggcggggaggaggggggggggagagaggagggggaggggggaggaggggggagaggggaggaggggagggggggagaggaggggggagaggggggagagagggggagagaagggggggggggaggggagagagagagagagggggagagagagggggagaagagagggggagagagagggggagagagagggggagggggggagggaggagaggggtgagagagaggggagaggagaggagggttagggagagagagggggggagagggggggagaggagggagagagaggggggggagaggagggagagagagagggggagggggagagagaggggggggggagaggggggaggggagagggagaaagagaggcccggggagagggggagggagagagagggggagagagagggagaggagagaaggggggagagaggaggggattggggggagagagggagggcagcgAGAGGGATTGAGAGGGGGTGGGCAAGCGCGAGGGATGAGAGGGGGTGGGCAGCGAGAGGGCGAGCGAGAGGCGAGAGGCAGGGATAGGGGGTGGGCTCTAGGACCTGGTTGGGTCgcggctgcctgcctgcctgcctacaCGCTGCGCTCCCGGGCCTGGCCGTGTTCGCTCGGGAGCTACGTGCGGCCACTTGGTCTCGGCGAGGAGATGGAGCGGGCTGGGCACTGCACGGTGCTGCTGCTGGGCGGCGCGCTGCTCACTCTGGCCCAGTATGAGAAATACAGCTGGCGCAGTTTCCCGGAGGCCGACCTGGTGCCGCTGGACTCGGCTTACAGCTACTCGCTGCAGCAGTTCACGGCGGGCAACTGGCGGGAGAGTATCGGCTACCTGGAGCTGAGCCTGCGGCTGTACCGCTTGTTGCGGGAGAGTCAGGCGCACTGTAGCAGCGAGTGTCCGCTGCCCGCCGCCGCCCCGCAACGGCCCGCATCCAACTTCAGCGAGCTACAGGCTTTCGCCCAGATCCTGCACCGGGCCATGTGTctacggcgctgcaagcactcGCTGCCCGTCTTCAAACTACCCTACCCCGACAAGGAGACCCTAGAACAGTTGGACTATCGCATTCCCTACAGGTACTTGGAGAGCGCCTACTTCCAGGTGGGAACCGGCTGCCACGGGATATTGAAACACTCGCGCTCGCCCGCTCAGTACATACACTGTAGCCGCCCAGTGGATACACTGTAGCCGCTCAGTACATTGTAGCCGCCCAGTGGATACACTGTAGCCGCCCAGTGGATACACTGTAGTCGCCCAGTGGATACACTGTAGCCGCCCAGTGGATACACTGTAGCCGCCCAGTGGATACACTGTAGTCGCCCAGTACATACACTAATTACCAGTGGATACACTGTAGCCGCCCAGTACATACACTGTAGCCGCCCAGTGGATACACTGTAGCCGCCCAGTACATACACTAATTACCAGTGGATACACTGTAGCCGCCCAGTACATACACTGTAGCCGCCCAGTGGACACACTGTAGCCGCCCAGTGGATACACTGTAGTCGCCCAGTGGATACACTGTAGTCGCCCAGTACATACACTGTAGTCGCCCAGTGGATACACTGTAGCCGCCCAGTGGATATACTGTAGTCGCCCAGTACATACACTGTAGTCGCCCAGTGGATACACTAATTACCAGTGGATACACTAACCACACACTAAAGCCACTCATTCATAACACGTGTTATCTCGCACGTCTCCGGTTACTCCGCGGTGTATTCGCGTTTGACTTTAGGTCTGTGACTGTGAACTTTTATTGGTCTGCTCCAACATCTGCACCGCCTTAAAGTCTCCATTTTGACTCTTAATTGTTGGATAACTGAACACgatctgtctttattttaaagCAGTGAATTGAGCCGCGTTGCGGGACAGCCCCGCCTGTATGATCCCAGTGCCTGACACTGAACCTTATTGAAAGACGATTTGAGTTCAATTCTACCTCGTAGAGTTAACCCGGGTCAGCGAGACTTTAATCTGTTCGATAGAATCTTTAACTTCTCTTTTCTCCCCCTcatgctcccctcccccctctcccctgcctctctcccccatccctcccccattcctcccaccctcccccccccaaccccccccactcctctccactcccccccacccccatcctctccactccaccccacccccctcctctccactcccccccccccatcccctccactcccccacccacccccatcctctcctctcccccccacccccacccctccctcccccccaccccccatcctctccactcccccacccccatcctctccccctccccccccacccccatcctctccactcccccccccccccatcctctccactcccccccacccccatcctctccactcccccccccacccccatccccccccactcccccccccccatcctctccactccccccaccccatcctctccactcccccccccccatcctctccactctctcccccacccccccccccatcctcccactcccccccacccccccatcccatcctctctccactccccccaccccatcttctccctccccccacaccccatcctctccactccccccatcctctccactccccccatcctctcctcccactcccccccacccggcttctccactcccccccaccccatcctctccactcccccacccccatcctctccactcccccccaccccctcatcccctcttatctctcctctccccccccgatcCTCCCTCTCCGGCTCCGAAAGTGTCGGCGCATTCCAGTGACTTTCCCTGCGCCCAATGAGTCTAATTTTCCCCGCCTGTACAGACGCTGTCTGTTCTCCGCCCCCCACCGCGTTAAGTTGCGGCGTGTTTGCAGGCACGTCAGCGAGGCTGTGGAAAATGCCACGTCCTCGCTCGGCGCTCTGCTCCTCCCGACCCCAGTGGcggctgactgactgactgactgactgacatcTCGAcgctagaaccaggggtcacagtttaagaataagggggaggccatttaggactgagatgagaaaaaaccttttcacacagagagttgtgaatctgtggaattctctgccacagaaggcagtggagaccaagtcactggatgttttcaaaagaagatcagatttagctcttagggctaacggaatcaagcgatatggggataaacaggaacggggtacagattttggatgatcagccattgaatggatgATCATccgacattgaatggcggtgctggttcaaagggccgaatggcctactcctgcacctattttctatgtttctccccataacctccgacacccactctaatcaagaatctatctctgccttaaaaatatctactgacttggcctccacagcctactgtggcaaagaattccacagattcaccaccctctaaagaaattcctcctcatctcctgcctaaaagaatgtcctttaattccgagattatgccctctggtcctagactctcccactattggaaccatcttctccacatccactctacccaggcctttcactattcagtaagtttcaatgaggtcccccctcatctaaactccagcgagtagaggcccagtgccgacaaacgcacatcatatgttaacctactcactcCTGGGGTCATGCTAGTAAACTCAGTGCAAAGTTAGTGACAGCTTCATCCCATGGAGTTTCCTGGGAGGCAGCCTGTATATAACTTGACATCGGgacatttgagggggggggggggggggggggggggggggggggggagggagggagggggtggagaactTGAAAGGACACCTAGGCAGGtagttaacacaaaatgctggagtaactcagtgggtcaaacagcatctctggagaaaaggaataggtgatgttttgggttccttctccagagatgctgcctgtttagctttttgtgtcttatctttggtgtaaaccagcatctgcatgtcccACCAaactaatttccacatacctcgactccatcctatcccccccggtCTAATCCCTCCCTGCCTATGTGCAAGACGCCTCACACACTCTTCGGCTCCTCAATGACTttcattttccaggcccccattccctcatcttcaccatggatgtccagtcactctacacctccatcccccaccaggagggtcttaaagccctccgtttcttccccgACCGCCAATTTCCGTCTACCAATACTTACCTCTGGCCAGCGGAGCTGTTCCTTACCCAcaccaacttctccttcgactcctcccacttcctccaaatccaaggcgtggcTATGGGCATTCGCATGGGCCCAGGCTATGCCTGcccctttgtagggtatgtcaaacaatccctgttccaggcgtacattggccctatccccgaactctacctccactacattgacaactgcattggtgctacctcctgcaccaatgcagaactcactgacttcatcaacctcaccactaacttccatcctgcaATCAAATTCGCATGGACCTTCTCTGACATCTCAGAccagctagataggactcttaaagatagcggagtcaggggatatggggagaaggcaggaacggggtactgattggggatagacaaaaatgctggaaaaactcagcgggtgaggcagcatctatgagaacgtacaaactccacacagacagcactcgtagtcaggatcaaacccaggtctctggtgctgtgaggcagcaactctgtaagATTGTGTACTCCAaggagcctactcaacctcccccatagctcagaccctcaagtcctggcaacatccttgtatttcttctctgcaccttttcaactggagaacatctttcctgtaacctggtgcccagaactgaacacaatactccaaatatagaAGACATACATAtatgagagaaggaataggtgatgtatcaggtcgagacccatttggttcccattccttctctccagagatgctgcttgtcccgctgagttgctgcatcattttgtgtccacaatGTAATTGGTGTTGAGTATGGAGCAGGTTGCACAAGCTGCTCCTAATGCAGTGTTTGTGTGTCTTCACCCTGAGGTGTGAGCCTGATCCAGTGAAGGTTTCTGATTTGTGTGTATCTCTCTGTTCCACAGCTCCATAAGCTGGAGAAATCCATCGCTGCAGCTCACACTTTCTTGCAACGGAACCCCAAGGATGCGGCCATGCAGAAGAAGATGAGTTACTACAAAACTATCCCCGACATCGAGACCTACCTGGTGGATGTGGAGGCTCGGGAGCACGAGGTGAGATGAGGTCCCGCTGAGAGTGGCCAGAGTaggaacaagcaactgcagatgctggttgatccccacggccatcaggctattaaacacaacatcaaacaagctctgaacaaagCAGCCTATTCTTACTATTGCACtttaatctgtttatttattgtgtatatatatatagaaacatagaaaataggtgcaggagtaggccattcggcccttcgagcctgcaccgccattcaatatgatcatggctgatcatccaactcggtatcccatccctgccttctctccataccctctgatccatctagccacaagggccacatctaactccctcttaaatatagccaatgaactgtggcctcatatGGTCtctggtctatagacacactgaacttttatctcctgttctgtattatgtttacatattctgttgtgctgcagcaagcaagtatttcattgtcctatctgggacacatgacaataaactctcttgaatcttgataccaaagatagatacccagtgctggagtaactcagggggtcaggcagcatctctggagaaaaaggatgagtgacgtttcgggttgagacccttcttcaccctcacctatccatgttctccacagatgctgcctgaatcgctgagttactccggcactctgtgaaacgtcacctatccatgttctccacagatgctgcctgacccgctgagttactccagcactctgtgaaacctcacctatccatgttctccacagatgccgcctgacccgctgagttactccagcactctgtgtctgtctgtcagtGAGTGTGGACAGGTGATTGTTGGAGGAGCGCTTGTGATCACAGTGGGCATTCTGCTCCTCGTGATCTGGACTCGGACTGATTGCTCCTGGAAATGTCCCTCGTCCCGTCCGTGTCAGAGTGAGCGGTCGTGGCTGCAGATCCCACATTCCCATCGTTGGTCCCTGCGGATATTGGGCCGGGAATGTCGGAAGCACTAGGCTGGGTCTGCCATGAGGGGATGTTTGGGAATCCCGAGTTCTCTCGCTGCTGGAGAACTGgtgatattgggggggggggggattctgacCCAGCTCTCTCTAACTCCAGTcaattgactgtcctcctgattacattttacattgtataccttgttgtcaccttccccaagctaacaatcATCTATTCATCAttccttgaacttcgtccccattattctctcgttttcacaccttacccctccttaTCTCTcgtgtccctctcccctggctctcagtctgaagaagggtctcgacccgaaacatcacccattccttttctccagagatgctgcctgtcccgctgagttttcacTCCGTCATTTAACTCCTGACAGACGCTGTTCCTGAAGGCAGTGAAGGCTTACAACAGCGGGGATTTCCGCAGCAGCGTAACGGAGATGGAACACGCAGTCCCAGAGTATTACCGAGCGCACCACGACTGTCTCGGCAGCTGCGAAGACTCGTGCGATGTCACGGACTTCAAGGACTTTTACCCATCGATAGCAGGTCAGTTCTCTTGGTGCCCCCCACCTCTCTTGCCCCCCCCACGGTCTCACCAATGGGAATGTACACCCTAATGTAATAACAATGAGCTGCAAATATCTGGtttatgtcacagagtgctggagtaactcagcgggtcaggcagcatctgtggggaacatggataggtgacgtttcacagagtgctggagtaactcagcgggtcaggcagcatctgtggggaacatggataggtgacgtttcacagagtgctggagtaactcagcgggtcaggcagcatctgtggggaacatggataggtgatgtttcacagagtgctggagtaactcagcgggtcaggcagcatctgtggggaacatggataggtgacgtttcacacagtgctggagtaactcagcgggtcaggcagcatctgtggagaacatggatagatgacgtttcacacagtgctggagtaactcagcgggtcaggcagcatctgtggagaacatggataggtgacgtttcaggttgagactcttcatcagGCTTTTGGTTCGGATGCCAGGTGGGAGCCGGGGAGCGGTGTGGGCAGCAGGTAGTAGGTCCTCTGCtgtaacctgaggggtaacattttcacacagagggtggtgggtgtatggaacaagctgccagaggaggtagttgaggctgggactatcctaacatttaagaaacaattagacaggtacatggataggacaggtttagatggatatgggccaaacgcgggtaggtgggactagtgtagctgggacatgtcggctggtgagggcaagttgggctgaagggcctgtttccacacagtatgtccctttgtaagtaagtaagtaagtttattggccaagtattcacatacaaggaatttgccttggtgctccgcccacaagtaacaacatgacatacagtgatagttacgaATGGCTcaggaaacactaaacattaataataataaaacattaatgataaaacatcattgatcaagcatgtgaaccaacaaaataccagatcaaagggaggctacagatttttggctgttgagtagagcaactactcgtggataaaaactgtttttatgtctggctgtgacagctttgacagtccggagtcgccttccagagggaagtgattcaaagagtttgtggccaggacgagaggggtcagagatgatcttgcccgcatgcttcctggcccttcatcaatggagggaaggttgcagccaataatcttctcaagTACagagatgggaaaggtttggag is a genomic window of Leucoraja erinacea ecotype New England chromosome 27, Leri_hhj_1, whole genome shotgun sequence containing:
- the LOC129710158 gene encoding LOW QUALITY PROTEIN: endoplasmic reticulum protein SC65-like (The sequence of the model RefSeq protein was modified relative to this genomic sequence to represent the inferred CDS: inserted 1 base in 1 codon) produces the protein MERAGHCTVLLLGGALLTLAQYEKYSWRSFPEADLVPLDSAYSYSLQQFTAGNWRESIGYLELSLRLYRLLRESQAHCSSECPLPAAAPQRPASNFSELQAFAQILHRAMCLRRCKHSLPVFKLPYPDKETLEQLDYRIPYRYLESAYFQLHKLEKSIAAAHTFLQRNPKDAAMQKKMSYYKTIPDIETYLVDVEAREHETLFLKAVKAYNSGDFRSSVTEMEHAVPEYYRAHHDCLGSCEDSCDVTDFKDFYPSIAEHYVEALKCKVKCEQNLTPNVGGFFVEKFVATMYHYLQFAYYKLNDIKNAVSCVATYMLXDPQDEIMQQNLVYYRFYREKWGLGEEDFEPRADAQLYHNVTRLQIQWLEFADSFLQPDDEMEVSEEPIPSGQGVTSDAEFEGMGDYEESIVADWWQVPKQKGDIDDASD